The genomic stretch TCCTTCAGCGGTTTGAACAATTTTTCCTTGTAAAATATTCACTTCAATTTCAAAGTGTTTTACTACTTCAGAAATATGCGGTTGGTCTGCTTGTCCATTTTTAAACGTTAGCTTGTAAGTATTATCATTCCCAACACTTTTAGATATTACTTCATTGTCCAATTCTTCATCTGTGCCTTTAATTTGCTTTACAAATTTCTTTGTAATTGATTGTTTAGGATGTGTAAATACATCTACAACATGACCTTCTTCTACAACTTGTCCATTTTCCATTACGGCAACTCGTTGGCAAATTTTCTGTATAACATGCATTTCATGTGTGATTAGAATAATTGTAATACCTAACTGCTTATTAATATTTGTAAGCAAAGCTAAGATTGAATCAGTAGTTTCTGGATCTAATGCAGAAGTTGCTTCATCACATAAAAGAACATCTGGATTATTAGCTAATGCTCTTGCAATTCCAACACGTTGCTTTTGTCCACCACTTAGTTCAGAAGGATAAGCATTTTCTCTTCCCTCAAGTCCCACTAGTTTGACTAATTCCTTCGCACGAGTAATGCTTTCCTGTTTAGGTACTTTAGCAATTTCAAGTGGGAAAAGTATATTTTCTAATACAGTTCTTGACCATAATAAATTAAAATGTTGGAAAATCATTCCTATTTTCTGTCTTGCTTTTCTTAATTGACTAGATGAACATTTCGATATAGATTGACCATTAATAATAACCTCACCTGATGTTGGTGATTCAAGTCCATTTAGCATACGTAATAGCGTACTTTTCCCTGCGCCGCTATATCCGATCATGCCAAAAATCTCACCTGCACTAATCGTTAACGATACATTTTGTACCGCGGTAACTGTGCCTTTTTTACCCTTGTATATTTTACTTACATTATTTATTTGAATCATACTAGTTCTCCTTTCAAAACATTCTAACAACTCATTCTTCAATTTTTTGTAAGAACGTACTTTTTTAGTCGCATAATACAAAAAAACCTTTCAACTCACATGAGCAGAAAGGTTTTACATACAAAAAGTATTCCTTTCTCTCATCTCTCAAAGCAATTTGCTTTGCAGGAATTAGCACCATTTCAATGACGATCATTGACGGTTGCTGGGTTTCATAGGGCACAGTCCCTCCACCTCTCTCGATAAGAGTTAACTTACGATTATATAAAGTTGTCAACGTATTTTATAGCTTACTTACCAATATTCCTTAGTAAATACTGCTTGCTTTAACGTAATTCTCATTCTACAAACTTAGACACAAGTTGTCAACAATTTTCCAAAAGTTTTTTATCACTTT from Arthrobacter citreus encodes the following:
- a CDS encoding ATP-binding cassette domain-containing protein; its protein translation is MIQINNVSKIYKGKKGTVTAVQNVSLTISAGEIFGMIGYSGAGKSTLLRMLNGLESPTSGEVIINGQSISKCSSSQLRKARQKIGMIFQHFNLLWSRTVLENILFPLEIAKVPKQESITRAKELVKLVGLEGRENAYPSELSGGQKQRVGIARALANNPDVLLCDEATSALDPETTDSILALLTNINKQLGITIILITHEMHVIQKICQRVAVMENGQVVEEGHVVDVFTHPKQSITKKFVKQIKGTDEELDNEVISKSVGNDNTYKLTFKNGQADQPHISEVVKHFEIEVNILQGKIVQTAEGSYGTMKIQLVGDRNNIKDAIAYLESKQVEVEVA